The Rhinolophus ferrumequinum isolate MPI-CBG mRhiFer1 chromosome 21, mRhiFer1_v1.p, whole genome shotgun sequence region aacaaatatttcttgcttgtcctctctgtgccaggtgctgttctaggtATATTGGGGATACACAGCATCTTATGTTGGAGTTGGGGAGACATGATAAACTaggaaagaacaacaaaatgagaatttcagaTAGTGTTAATGAACTCTGAAGATAATAAAGTTGGATAACATGACAGAGTACAGTGGGGGTGATCAGGGACGACTTTGAAGGGGTGCATTTAAGCTGTTCCCTGAACTGACAAGAAGGAGCCAGACAGGTAAAGTGCAAGGGTAAGAGCACTCAGGGCAGAAGGAATGGCAAGTGCAAAAGTCCTGAGATGGGAACAAGCCTGATATGAtcaagacacagagagaagttCAGTATAGCAGGAGTGAGAGGGAGGGTGAAGGAAATGAGCTTGGACAGGTAGGCGGGGCTAGGTCACAGGGAACGTTGTAAGCCAGAATTAGAATAAAGTGCAATAAGAAGTCTTTGGAGGCTGGAACATAGGTGAGGCAGGGTGTCTGGACCCTGCCTGGGGGAGCCTGGGTAGGGCTGGTGGGCATAGGGTAGGGCAGTCCAGAAAGGTCCCTGGTGGGTCAGGCTGGGGGAGGGTCACATGGGCCAAGCTGACCTGCAGGATGTGTTCAATGGCTCCATCGAGCTTGGTGGCCCTGCCAGTGCCTGGGGAGGCGGTGAGACCCAGCACCTGGGGCAGGGGCCGTGTTCTCCGGAGTTTATGCTCTAGGTACCGGCTCAGGATGACGTTGTAGACAGTGTCTTTGTGCGTGTGGTGACACTCATCCACCACAAGTAGGGAGAACTCTGGGGGCACATGGGGAATGCCGTGACCTATGTTTGCAAAGCCCTTCCTCCCATAAGCTTTGTTTCCTGTGCTCCCCACAAATCATCTGAgaattcctcccttccttcacaACTTGCAGCCAAGCCCCAGAGAACAGCCAGCCAGGGATgatttacttccattttacagattagtaaACTGAGGCATAGCTGGGGGAAGGGATTTGCCCAAGATCCTGCACTGTAGACAGATCTTTTTCTATAAGGATGTATGTTGGCATTTGGTGAATGAGGAACACCTACTTTACTCCCACAAAATCTAACATCTTTACTAGAAGAGGGGCTCTGGGATGCACAGAGCTCTTACCATTGAGCTCCACATGCTCGTCCTCCTCGGAGCTGGTCAGTGCTATCTGCAGCAGCTCAGCTGTGCAGATGAGCAGGTCATTCTTCCGGGCCAGGTGGCCAAAGCCGGGTCGTAGCCCCATGTCCCCACTCAGGGTTGAAATGGCCCAGCGCCCACCCAGCATGTGGCTGAACTCCTCACGATGCTGGGTCACCAGGTGTACCTGGGGGTGGAGATGAGATGGGGAGAGGAAGGTGGATCGGGTGAAAGCGGATAGAGAGGAGGCAAGGTGTAGgaggggtgaaaaaaaaaagtgagcttAGAGATGGCCACAGCAGCTCTGGAGTTCTGGAAGCTCTTGAGAGACACCCCAGGAGCTGAGAGCGCACTGAGGGGAGAGCAGGCAACTCACCCTATTGACCAGTACCACCACCTTGGCTCTGTCCACAGTCTCGAGATGCCTCTTGGCCACATAAGCAGCTGCCCGTGTCTTCCCGGCGCCCGTGGGCAGCCATATGATGATATTCTTGCCTTCCAGGGCAGGCATGATCACCTCCCACTGGTAGGGTCGCAGCTCCATTCTGGGAATGGCAGGGCACTCAGACCCCTGGCCCTCCTGGCCCCCTCCGGGGCCTGACCCCCTCGAAGCTGTCCCCCACCGACTCCCCACTAGCCCAGTCCGGTGCAGAGAACTCCATTTGCCCAAGACTCTATCCTGCTTCAGGTTGGACAGGGCACCGGGACCTACCAGGAACCTGATCTCATCAAGAGGGGAGGTACGAGTACCATCGACCCCACCTGACCCCTGCCCACCTTACCTGCACCACCTGCCAGGGGCAGCCCTACGTAGCTTAGCCCAGATGCCCACTGCTGGGCTCTGCTGAGATCCAGCTCTGCTGAGATCGAAAACGGAAACTGAAACTGAGGGGAGGAGCCAGCCCAGCCGAGATGAAGCTTGGCCTTAGGAATCTCCCTTCCCTGACCCCCAGGAAAAAACTGCATGGTCCTCGGAGTGGGAACAGAAATGCTGACAGGAAAGGACCATTTCGTAACTTCAGGGTCCTGCCAGCCACCCCTGCCCCGAAGAGCAGAGTCTCcaccactccaccccacccccactccttttGGAGTCAGCTATAAGCATGTCACCCAGGTAAAGGCAGCCAGGTGGAGATTTGGACTCCTGTCACCCTGGCACCTGGATGAGAAACAGCCAGGAGTGGGGAGAAGTGGGGGCTGCAGCGAGGCAAGTCCTGTCACCCCAGGGGCACGGGGACTAGGCATGAGGCTTGTTGGGGAGGTGTCCCCAGCACAACCTGAGCTTAATAGGCTCCAGCTTGCAAGAGGTCCTGGTGGGAACAGGGTCAGCCTGCTGAGGCCTGGGATTCTACTGAAGAAACaatcacacagagaaaaaaaaaggctttattgATCCCTCCAAGGGATTAATGCCAGAATATGAATGGTCCCCATATCCCCAACCACTGGGGGACAGAACACTGCAGGGCGAGGCATGGCCCCTACATTCCAGGTTGAACTTCCCGCCCCTGGAGCCCCCTCACTCAAGCTAAAATTGGCAGTCTCGCCTTTGAGGAAGCTGACCTGGGTCAGGCCCAGACTCCACAGCTCTGTAAGAACCAGGGCTGGGAGCCACCAGGGCTGGGCAGGGTTTGTCCTCCGGCCACCAGCCACTGCAGAAGGGCTGAGCCCCCGCCCCAGGAGGCCCCTCCCAAGGGCAGACACAATGAAGGGTGAGACAGCTACAGGCACGGGGGTGCCTGAGGGCCCAGGACGGGCTGCAGGATTAGGGGATGAAGGGCCCCTGGGAAGAGGGAGCTGAGAGGAACCCGGGCACCGGGGTCCCTGTAGGGATCAGATCAGAACCCGAGGTGGAGACATTCAAGGTGGAGGCAGCGGTCCAAGGTGGGGGACTACTTGTCAATGAGTCCCCCCTCTTTGAGCTTGAAGTAGAAGAACTTCTCCAGGGCACTGGCACAGCGGCAGTACTCGCTGTCCGGGGGGTTGTACTCGCGGCAGTTGGCGATGACCCGCTGCAGGTCAGCCACAAAGAGCTTCCGGGTCACATAGTAACGGCTGCGCAGGCGTTCCGTCATGGTCTTCAGGTCTGGGGCAGCAGGGCAGAAGGGCATGACTTTAGGAGGCCGAGGAAAGTGGGTCAAAGGGGCTGTGTGGCCCACTGAAGGCAGGAGCAGGAAGATTTGGGGGTGGAATAGATGGACGGGCTTGGGATGGAGCAGCCTCACCGATGGGGAAGCGAATGACCTCATAGTAGTCAGGGGCCTCCGACTTCTTCACGGGCTCCATGAAGGGCCAGGCACTGGGGTGTgactggagaggagaggaaagctgGGGCCAAGCCCACTGTGCCCCAGGCCCCGCTTGTGACTGCCGCCCGCCCCAGACTGGGTCATAAAGCCATAAGCCATTGGCGCAGGAAGCCCCAGAAGGGATCCTGGTCTCCGCACCTTGATCTGGGCCAGCAGGTTTTTGAGGGTTGTGTAGAGCTGGTCAGGGTCTTTCAGTTCCTTCCTGGGGCAACAGATGCCAAGTCTGAGGTCCTagtccctctgcctcccccaatACCCTCTCCCTCCACACAATACTcaccccttctccttccccagcgGTTTCCAGCCTGTCTCTCCTGcaaagtggggagtggggagaacaTCCCTAAGAATGCCTGTCCACACCTCAAGCAGCatgcctcctcccccaccaaGGCCCCTGCTCACGAATGCCAGGGACACTCTCCACGGGTATCTGCCTCACACCCTCCTTGAAGCAGCTGAGCCCGGGGTAGACCTTTCGGATCTGGGCCTGTTTGCGCTCAATCAGCTTCTTGATGATCTGAGGAAGGAAGGGTCTGAGGGGCCAACCCCAGCCCCAGCAACTACCCTCCCAGGGCCATTGTCAGAGCCCGCACCACTGAGTCCAGGTGCCTCCCCTCCTAACGTCCCTGGAGGCAGCGCGGGAACCAAGACCCTGGCCCCACCTCACACGTGCACGTGCATGGACACGTGGTACACGGCCACACATGTGCtcatccccacacacacattccccAAAAAGCCCCATGGCTgagtgcacgcgcacacacacaaccTCCTTCTGCTTCTTGATGATGTGGGAGAGCTCCGTGTAGGGGATGCGGGGGTTCAGCTCACACTCCATCAGCGTCGCCCCCTCGTAGTCCTTGATGTAGCCCAGGTAGCGGCTCTTGGGCACCTTGATGTCCTTGGAGAAGCCCTAGGGAGTGGGAGTCATGACCCAACCCATCAGCAAGACTTTTCCAACTTTAACAgctcctcccccactctccccaggTCCTGAACCGCCTCCAGAGGGCCCCAGGACAGCACTCTGCACTTTGAAGGCTCAATCTGTCCCAGGAAAGATTCCAGCTCAGGTGCCCCTCTCAACTCACCCCCAAGAGCCTCCCAATTCTGCCAGCCACCCCGCTGCCCTACAGGACCCCACCTGCTGGGGCAGCAGCCGGAGGAAGACAGGCAGGAAGGATGTGCCCACAGGAGCTGGATAGCACAGGGGACAGAAAGGGGGGGCTCCCAGTCCATCCTGGGGCAGGAGGCTAAACAGGAGGCTAAACAGAATGACCCCTACCCCAGGTGGCGGGCaagtgtggggtggggtgaggcgaGAGTCACCTGCTTCTTGAAGTAGCCAATGGCATACTCGTCAGCATAGGTGAGGAAGTAGAGGATGTTGTGTTTGATGTGATACTCCTTCAGGTGGTTCATCAGGTGAGTCCCATAGCCCTGCAGGGGAGGAAGCAGGGCTTaccagggaggagggggcaggttgggaaggaggtggggataCCCAGGAGATCCAAGCAGGTAGGAAGAAAGGGGACCAGCAGAGGGGGAGGAAAGTGCAGGACGCTACATTTCTAAGTGCTCGCTCTGGGCCAGGTATGGTACATGGGCCTTTACAGACCAATTCTCAAGTTAAGTCATGAGGTAGATATTActgccattttacagaaggaaaaactgaaactcAACTACATGAGGAAATGCGTCCAGGGTCAGGCAGCCAGCCACGGCAGGGCCAGGATCCAAGAGCAACCAGAAAGTTGCTGTCCACAGGCTACTGCTCTCTGGTCCCTGGGCCTCAGaaatgggggcaggggaaggggtaTACCGAGTACCCGAGTAGGCGGGCGAGGACCCTACTGTCAAGGCATTTGAACCGTGAGGAGACACTGGTTCCCACACATGTCAGGACCAAGGAGGCACCGTGCAGATCTGGGGTATGTGAAAAGGAGAACCAGGGACTCTACGAGTGGGTCTGCTGTGACAAAGCCAGGACTATCACCCAGCAGGGCTactgtaaaaattatttactCCCCAATGTATGTAAACGTTCTCGTGATGAAAGAAATTCAGGTCCATTTAAAGTGTTACTGATTCTTGGGATCCATTTGTCTGTCAACAGGCGTTTATTAAATCCAGTTATCAGAGGATAAGTGCCACCTTGTGGGGGAGTGAGGAACTGTCTGGCCACGAAAGGAAGGGATGGGGGCTGCTGCATCACCATATCCTCTGCTCTGACCTGGTCCAAACTCAGAAGCAGGTGGTGGATGGagatggggctggggctgggagcgTGCACTCACCTTGACCTGTTCATTTGAGGTGACAGCACAGAATACAATTTCGGTGAAGCCCTGGGTGGGAAACATGCGGAAGCAGATCCCACCAATGACCCGCCCGTCCTTGATCAAGGCCAGAGTCTTGTGCTTCCTGAGGGGAGAGGGAACAGGTCATAGTCCCTATCTGTCCCCCAAATGTTCCCAAGTACAGCCCTGGAGGCCTGGGCTGTACTTGGGGCTGGGAACTGAGAAGCAAGAATTCCCAAAGTTGGAGGAAGAGCCTGGGGAGGGGTGGACAGGCCAAAAAAGACCGGCGTCCGGGAGGGTGGTGCTGTGGGGTTGGGGCTCTCCTGGGGACGCACGGGTCAAAGACGAGGCGGGCGATATACTCCTTGGGCATGCGTGGCAGCTGATGGGAGAAGACATTCTGCAGCCCCACGAGCCAGAGCAACACCCGCCGGTTGGCCTTGGGCGTCAGCGAGTTGCCGATGACATGGAACTCGATGATGCCACGACGTTCCTCCAGGCGGGCTGTCTCGTCCCGGGCTGCATTGGCCGACAACAGGCTTGTCTGGGCACCAGAAGAGAAGCAGTGAGCTAGGGTCTCATGTCCATGAGGCCCTCTCCCCCAATGGCCAGCAAGCTGGGCCGCCTACCTCAGGCCCCAGCATGGCAGCAGGGTCAGTGATGGTGAGCATGACCTCGTTGACCAGCTCCATGGGGATGTCGCCCATCACACGGAGCCTCTTGGCATCCTCTAGGGTCAGGTTCTCTGGGAGCTTCCTCTTCTCACCTGCTGAAGAGGTTGGCAAGGTCTCCCAGGGACAGCAagagaggttgggggaggggtgactggggtcagaggtcaggggtcaagtacccacctggcatgGGCTCAGCACCTCCAGAATCTAGACTCAAGGAGCTGTTGCTGCCCCCACCCATGGTGGGGCTGAAGATGGGGGTGCTGGGAACAACTGCTGCACTGACTGTAGCTGAGAGACAAAAGAATCGGGGGACAGGGGTCAAAGATGTTGGTGGATCCCCAAAAAGATGTAGACCCTCCAACCCTCAGGTGAGCCCTCCTGCATGTCCCCACTGCTGCCATTCACAGCGCCTCATCCGCAGCAGGGGCTGAGCTCAGCCAGGAAGGCCAAGCAGAGATCCTGCAGAACCTGCTGTGGCACATACCTGGCCGGGGCACCAGCTGGGTCCCCTCTGAGGGCGGCATGGTGAAGCCTGACTCCCAGATCGGAGAGTTTGCTCCGTAGATCTCCTCCTCCAGCATGGACAGGAACCTGTGGAGAGGGGACAGTCTGTCCCACACTCTGTCCAACCAAGGGACCAGCCTGGGCCAGACACCGGGGCACTGGACGTGGATCAAAGAAACAGATCCTGTTCTCAGGAACTGGGAGCCTAAGAACAGAGACAACTTCTGCCTTCAGATTAGGGGGAGGCACAGTCCTCCTCCTTCTGGGAGACCCTCATCGAAGGCAGAAGGGCAGTACAAAATCCAAGACAGAGACCAGAGGCCCAGTCTGCCAGTGCACAGATGAGGGAGACAGGAGCTGAACTGGCACCGTCCTGTACTATGTGGCCAGACAGGGCACCAAGTCACGCTCGTCCTCAGCGCCAAAATAGGGCCCAGAATCCACCCCTTCCTGCCACCTTATTCCCATCTGGGGGCAGAAGGGGCACTGGAGGCCCTGGATTAGTCAGTAAAAGCTTCTTGAACTGGACAGCTATGAGCACgtttaaaatgagaagaaggtgtggcagaacagagaaaaatcttACTGAAAGAACTAGGAGTGGAAACTGGTTTTACCTCAAGCGTAAACTCTGGTCTTTTGAAGTGTTGTGGTAGAAAGGATTCTGAGGCTGTGTCCAGGCCCCATGGAAACAATTAGTAACGTCTACCAGGGGTGTGGACAGGGCTAGTGTTAGCACTCAGGCCATGTACCTGCCATCCCCAGCCTAATACACACAAAGGCAAATGCTAGCAAGTTGTGTCTGGCCCATGGGCACATCTGCCAGGTAGATGCCCAGATCCCAGAAGGCTcatggagggagaggaaggaccaatccaggaagccttcctagaAAAAAGGGGACATCAGGGAGGATGTGAACTCGGGGCTAAATCACGATAGACCAGAAAGAGCCTTACTTGGGGAAGTGGGTGAGGATAAGGGTTCTCTTCTCGGGCACCAGCTTGTCCTTCTCCACCCGGAACTTCTCTAGCAGTTGCCGCCGGGTAACAGTGAAGATGGAGCGGAGAAGGCTTCGCCCAAAGACATGAGTGGTCTCGTAGCGGGGGAGGCTATCGCAGCTCTGGGGCACGTGGCAGTAACAGAGCCATCTGCAGGGAGTGCGGAAGTGGCAAGTGAGAGTGGAAACCACCGAACTCAGGCTGGGCCTACAAGCTCCCCCCAGGCTGGCTGGGCCTACCTGGTGTAATTGACCTTGTAGGTTGCCACGTCCTCCGCCTGAGACCTCTGCCGAAATTGGGCAGGCGTCTCAAGCTTCCAGTAGTTAAGGCAGAGCAGGAACATCTTTGAGAGCTCAAACATCGTCTGCCGTTCCCGAGGAGCCAGGTGACTGAACTTGTACTGCACAAAGTTTAGCACACCCTGAGAAGGGGTGGGCAGGAGACAAAACCAGGAAGGAGGTGTGAGCAGCCAGCAGGGGCTTCTTATCCCAAAATAGAGGCTTCCTAAGGGCAGCGGCAAGGCTCTCCTCTCATTCTGAAGCTCTATGTGAAGAGAAACTgtgcccctcccacacacaccctgagGTTGGCACAACACATGTTCCCCTCTTGGAACCTCTCCCGTTCTCAGTATGATGAGGATGGAGAACACAGGCTCCCCATTCCTCCAAATGCCCCCAACTCTCTTGCCCCCTTCTTCATCCCACCTGCTCAATATTAGGCTTCTCAAATGGGGGGCTGCCCAGAGACCCCTCCACTACGGGCCGGGTCATCTGCAGGATGCATTTCcgcaggagctggaggaagaggaagagggaggcgTAGAGGTCAGCAGAGCTCTGAGATGCAGACTTCCCAGCCTCAATTCCTTTGCTCGCTCACTCTCCTGCGGAGAAAGCTCACCTTGAAGAGGTAGAAATAGACCTGCTTAGTGTCTGTGTCCTCCTCCTTGTGAACAGACATGAACAGATTCTCCACGTCCACCACCATCCCCAGCAGACGGTTAATCTCATCCTCTGACACATTCTCCAAGTGGGACACGTGGTCAGCTACAAGAACAGGTGGTAGAATTGGGAAGAATAGACAGAAGACATCAACAGGGCTTTCTGGCCCTCTTCATCGCCAGCTATGATACACTCTCAGTCTCTTCAACCACTGTGACCAGCACTAAGACTGACTGCTCCTGTGTGTCAGCCCTTGGGTGACCCCTTGTTTCTTCTGAATTGGCagatttcctttctcctccctgggGAGATACACATTCCCAACCCAATTCTTCCTTAGAAGGCATCTTAAGAGATGAAGCTCTGCGGCACTGAAGTCGTCCTCTCCAAGCAGCACCAGGCACTTGCCTCTTCCCCGCCACCAGCTCCAAGGCACTATCTGCCTTACCCAAGGGGTGCTCACAGCTGCGGCACAGCTCACTCAGGTTGGCAGCTGGCTGCTGCAGGTCCATGCGGGGTGCAGTGGGGGGCTTGGGGTTTTTCCAGCCAT contains the following coding sequences:
- the KAT2A gene encoding histone acetyltransferase KAT2A isoform X1; translated protein: MLRSSDACALSAGCPCGPRAGSAAPRSAAGEAMAEPSQASTPAPAAQPRPLQSPAPAPTPTPTPSPASAPTPAPTPALAPAPAAVPAGSTGTGGPGVGSGGTGTGGDPARPGLSQQQRASQRKAQVRGLPRAKKLEKLGVFSACKANETCKCNGWKNPKPPTAPRMDLQQPAANLSELCRSCEHPLADHVSHLENVSEDEINRLLGMVVDVENLFMSVHKEEDTDTKQVYFYLFKLLRKCILQMTRPVVEGSLGSPPFEKPNIEQGVLNFVQYKFSHLAPRERQTMFELSKMFLLCLNYWKLETPAQFRQRSQAEDVATYKVNYTRWLCYCHVPQSCDSLPRYETTHVFGRSLLRSIFTVTRRQLLEKFRVEKDKLVPEKRTLILTHFPKFLSMLEEEIYGANSPIWESGFTMPPSEGTQLVPRPATVSAAVVPSTPIFSPTMGGGSNSSLSLDSGGAEPMPAGEKRKLPENLTLEDAKRLRVMGDIPMELVNEVMLTITDPAAMLGPETSLLSANAARDETARLEERRGIIEFHVIGNSLTPKANRRVLLWLVGLQNVFSHQLPRMPKEYIARLVFDPKHKTLALIKDGRVIGGICFRMFPTQGFTEIVFCAVTSNEQVKGYGTHLMNHLKEYHIKHNILYFLTYADEYAIGYFKKQGFSKDIKVPKSRYLGYIKDYEGATLMECELNPRIPYTELSHIIKKQKEIIKKLIERKQAQIRKVYPGLSCFKEGVRQIPVESVPGIRETGWKPLGKEKGKELKDPDQLYTTLKNLLAQIKSHPSAWPFMEPVKKSEAPDYYEVIRFPIDLKTMTERLRSRYYVTRKLFVADLQRVIANCREYNPPDSEYCRCASALEKFFYFKLKEGGLIDK
- the KAT2A gene encoding histone acetyltransferase KAT2A isoform X2; its protein translation is MLRSSDACALSAGCPCGPRAGSAAPRSAAGEAMAEPSQASTPAPAAQPRPLQSPAPAPTPTPTPSPASAPTPAPTPALAPAPAAVPAGSTGTGGPGVGSGGTGTGGDPARPGLSQQQRASQRKAQVRGLPRAKKLEKLGVFSACKANETCKCNGWKNPKPPTAPRMDLQQPAANLSELCRSCEHPLADHVSHLENVSEDEINRLLGMVVDVENLFMSVHKEEDTDTKQVYFYLFKLLRKCILQMTRPVVEGSLGSPPFEKPNIEQGVLNFVQYKFSHLAPRERQTMFELSKMFLLCLNYWKLETPAQFRQRSQAEDVATYKVNYTRWLCYCHVPQSCDSLPRYETTHVFGRSLLRSIFTVTRRQLLEKFRVEKDKLVPEKRTLILTHFPKFLSMLEEEIYGANSPIWESGFTMPPSEGTQLVPRPATVSAAVVPSTPIFSPTMGGGSNSSLSLDSGGAEPMPGEKRKLPENLTLEDAKRLRVMGDIPMELVNEVMLTITDPAAMLGPETSLLSANAARDETARLEERRGIIEFHVIGNSLTPKANRRVLLWLVGLQNVFSHQLPRMPKEYIARLVFDPKHKTLALIKDGRVIGGICFRMFPTQGFTEIVFCAVTSNEQVKGYGTHLMNHLKEYHIKHNILYFLTYADEYAIGYFKKQGFSKDIKVPKSRYLGYIKDYEGATLMECELNPRIPYTELSHIIKKQKEIIKKLIERKQAQIRKVYPGLSCFKEGVRQIPVESVPGIRETGWKPLGKEKGKELKDPDQLYTTLKNLLAQIKSHPSAWPFMEPVKKSEAPDYYEVIRFPIDLKTMTERLRSRYYVTRKLFVADLQRVIANCREYNPPDSEYCRCASALEKFFYFKLKEGGLIDK